A DNA window from Porites lutea chromosome 6, jaPorLute2.1, whole genome shotgun sequence contains the following coding sequences:
- the LOC140940147 gene encoding methylthioribulose-1-phosphate dehydratase-like, with product MAELSNANRSALQAEYSKDPEHPRNLIPELCRQFYHLDWVTGTGGGISIKYGGEIFVAPSGVQKERIKPEDMFVCDMEENELCSPPPAKKLKKSQCTPLFMNAYTMRGAGAVIHTHSKHCVMVTLLYPGKEFRITHQEMIKGMKKGTTGINYRYDEELVIPIIENTPEERDLRVRWAKAMEEYPDSCAVLVRRHGVYVWGDTWQKAKTMCECLDYLCDIATRMKLYGLDPTAKPKEHFGNGI from the exons ATGGCGGAATTATCGAACGCGAACCGAAGCGCATTGCAAGCTGAATATTCCAAG GATCCTGAACATCCAAGAAATCTCATTCCTGAGCTGTGTCGCCAGTTTTACCATCTAGATTGGGTCACAGGGACAGGAGGAGGGATAAGCATTAAATATGG AGGTGAGATATTTGTTGCGCCTTCTGGTGTTCAAAAGGAGAGAATTAAG ccCGAAGACATGTTTGTGTGTGATATGGAAGAAAATGAGCTTTGCTCACCTCCTCCAGC AAAAAAGCTCAAGAAAAGTCAGTGTACACCATTGTTCATGAATGCGTACACAATGAGAG GTGCAGGGGCCGTTATTCACACGCATTCAAAACACTGTGTCATGGTGACTCTTCTGTATCCCGGGAAGGAATTCCGAATCACTCACCAAGAGATGATCAAGGGAATGAAGAAAGGCACCACAGGAATCAATTACAG GTATGATGAAGAACTTGTGATTCCCATCATTGAGAACACACCAGAAGAGCGAGACTTAAGGGTGAGAT gggcaaaagCCATGGAAGAATACCCAGATTCCTGTGCGGTCCTTGTTCGTCGCCATGGAGTTTACGTTTGGGGGGACACGTGGCAGAAAGCTAAAACAAT GTGTGAGTGTTTAGATTATCTGTGTGATATCGCAACGCGGATGAAGCTATATGGCTTAGATCCCACAGCGAAACCGAAAGAACATTTCGGCAATGGAATCTGA
- the LOC140940146 gene encoding uncharacterized protein: protein MTSQDYMASSRVVPRFLVLGIFVLFCSICWADAQAYQRAQKPHIIMIVADDLGWDDVSFHGSPQIPTPTLDGLAESGVILNNYYVSPMDSPTRAAFMTGKYALNLGLQHDTIHNKQPFGLPLKEKLLPEYLRQMGYSTHAVGKWQLGFFAKEFTPTYRGFDSFYGFWTSGQDYFSHVTYDGSYGLDLRRDLAVVYNETGTYGTELFTREADKVINDHDDSKPLFLYFAQQAVHVGNDNEPLQVPKKYLDRLSYIGDEKRRTYAGMVSALDESVRQIVTTLKRKGLYDNSIIIFTTDNGAAAGGLDSSAGSNFPLRGAKNTLWEGGVRGVGFVHSPLIKKRGRVSTALLHASDWFPTFYTLAGGNVKSLGAIDGFNVWDTISNDAQSPRYEILHGLDSLKEKKAAIRIGDYKMIVHQNRSFYSDWYPRPESLHELDQVPKSSLLKDASVDCTVRHPHPLLYTKAPICNPEKKPCLFNIKWDPCEYHNLADFMPNTLKVMIDRLKFYARKSAPTMYPQADESANPDQHGGVWTPWREKTDVDQTMNDYVYPYSYYDSPKPKPSGPPKNQLDQFMRDQGLASSDKANTYPEVEDIIINFREHNMTEGSNKEAIATLANTETTPTTASTASMAPPAVIMASTAALINTAPPPASIAPAIASRVSPKLDYAAQRPKPFRPTGFLKGFFQHQLAHTTMTPGGANRIADTVKQVEQIVAKTPKYVNPLTMRPTDKMPAIHAWPTEQSLLPNDVQSVIRHNGFTKHLASSHVEEVSMLPPVKSPETLAHKPAMFSSHAHKGDTLPEILDIIDEPAVPNAYAAGGSGQEETIPKIFDIIDEAHKQGSQVKELSSQQQGPIATSKPLTSNDVGSGMGVGLTGLPDGISVFGKLGDQKILSKSHETGEGREHIVAKEKPSKGKKKANVHKFIGNITIDGRRYLVVGTETEESDSVSSHMEGNTITLHLPKSKKPHSHDEKSKGKDKSAEDADSKSEIGGFRAPSEPGIGEITDYIDDDELGTEKPTNKTLAAHNITAVATTGNNTKCEKVVQLDTSDNAVVVSSVVIVVIASAMVVGVAVVAMVAVVARHCQNARN, encoded by the exons ATGACTTCGCAAG ATTATATGGCTTCATCTAGGGTTGTCCCAAGATTTTTGGTCCTTggaatatttgttttgttttgttcaatcTGTTGGGCTGATGCACAGGCATACCAACGTGCACAGAAACCCCACATCATTATGATAGTAGCGGATGATCTG ggATGGGATGACGTAAGTTTTCATGGCTCGCCCCAGATCCCCACTCCCACCCTGGATGGGCTGGCTGAATCAGGAGTTATCTTGAATAACTATTATGTGTCTCCCATGGATTCGCCAACAAGGGCAGCCTTCATGACAGGAAAATACGCTCTAAATTTAG GGCTTCAGCATGACACAATCCATAATAAGCAGCCCTTTGGGTTGCCGCTTAAAGAGAAGCTTCTTCCAGAGTATTTGCGACAGATGGGCTATTCCACCCACGCTGTAGGAAAG TGGCAGCTGGGTTTTTTTGCTAAAGAATTCACCCCTACCTACAGGGGATTTGACTCATTCTACGGCTTCTGGACTTCCGGTCAGGACTATTTCAGTCATGTGACCTATGACGGAAGTTACGGGCTTGATTTGAGGAGAGACTTGGCT gtcgTGTACAATGAAACAGGTACTTATGGTACGGAGCTGTTCACTCGTGAAGCAGACAAAGTTATTAATGACCACGATGATTCCAAACCTTTGTTTCTGTACTTTGCACAGCAAGCGGTGCATGTAGGGAATGATAACGAGCCGCTCCAGGTCCCAAAGAAATACCTCGACCGTCTTAGTTACATCGGTGACGAAAAGAGGCGGACGTATGCAG GTATGGTCTCTGCTTTGGATGAGTCAGTTCGCCAAATAGTCACAACTCTAAAGAGGAAAGGTCTCTATGACAACTCCATCATCATTTTTACCACTGACAACGGCGCAGCCGCTGGGGGATTGGACTCCAGTGCGGGCTCAAATTTTCCGCTGCGAGGTGCTAAAAATACTCTATGGGAGGGAGGAGTGCGTGGAGTGGGTTTTGTCCACAGCCCTCTTATCAAGAAGAGAG GTCGAGTATCAACTGCTTTATTGCACGCTTCTGACTGGTTCCCAACCTTCTATACGCTGGCAGGCGGTAACGTTAAGAGCCTGGGTGCCATTGACGGTTTTAATGTCTGGGATACAATTTCAAATGATGCCCAGTCTCCAAGATACGAGATTCTGCATGGCTTGGAttctttaaaagagaaaaaggcagCTATAAGAATCGGAGACTACAAGATGATTGTCCACCAAAACCGCAGTTTCTATAGCGACTGGTACCCCAGACCTGAAAGTCTACACGAACTTGATCAGGTCCCTAAGTCAAGTCTGCTTAAAGATGCATCAGTAGACTGTACAGTCAGGCATCCACATCCTTTGCTGTACACTAAAGCGCCGATTTGCAACCCTGAGAAAAAGCCTTGTCTCTTCAATATCAAATGGGACCCATGCGAGTATCACAACTTGGCTGATTTTATGCCTAACACCCTAAAAGTTATGATAGACAGGCTAAAATTCTATGCTCGAAAATCTGCACCCACAATGTACCCTCAAGCGGATGAAAGCGCAAACCCTGATCAGCATGGAGGAGTCTGGACACCATGGCGGGAGAAAACGGATGTTGATCAGACCATGAACGACTATGTTTATCCATATTCTTACTACGATTCGCCCAAACCTAAGCCTAGCGGTCCCCCGAAGAACCAGCTTGACCAGTTTATGAGAGATCAAGGACTGGCTAGTAGCGATAAAGCAAACACTTACCCAGAAGTTGAAGATATTATCATCAACTTCCGGGAACATAACATGACGGAAGGTTCTAATAAGGAGGCAATCGCGACCTTAGCAAATACCGAAACAACACCAACAACCGCTTCTACGGCAAGCATGGCACCGCCGGCGGTTATCATGGCTTCCACTGCTGCGCTCATCAACACTGCTCCTCCTCCCGCGTCTATTGCTCCAGCGATTGCGTCCAGGGTCTCACCGAAACTTGATTATGCCGCGCAGAGACCGAAACCTTTCCGCCCAACAGGATTTCTGAAAGGCTTCTTTCAGCATCAACTTGCTCATACCACCATGACACCAGGTGGTGCCAATCGTATCGCTGACACAGTGAAGCAAGTCGAACAGATTGTTGCGAAAACCCCTAAGTATGTCAACCCACTCACCATGCGACCCACTGACAAAATGCCTGCCATACACGCCTGGCCCACGGAGCAGTCACTTCTTCCAAATGACGTACAAAGCGTGATCAGACATAACGGTTTCACCAAGCATCTCGCCTCAAGCCACGTAGAGGAGGTCTCGATGCTTCCTCCTGTGAAATCACCAGAGACACTTGCTCACAAACCGGCTATGTTCAGCTCACACGCTCACAAAGGGGACACACTGCCTGAAATTCTCGATATAATCGATGAGCCCGCTGTGCCGAATGCCTATGCTGCAGGCGGTAGCGGTCAGGAGGAAACCATTCCGAAGATTTTTGACATTATTGACGAAGCTCATAAACAGGGCAGTCAAGTGAAGGAGTTATCTTCACAACAACAAGGGCCAATAGCAACTAGCAAACCACTAACCAGCAACGATGTAGGCTCAGGAATGGGCGTGGGTCTGACGGGATTACCAGACGGAATTTCGGTTTTCGGTAAGTTGGGCGATCAGAAGATTTTGTCCAAGTCCCACGAGACCGGAGAAGGAAGGGAACATATTGTCGCTAAAGAGAAACCGTcgaaaggaaagaagaaggcGAATGTCCACAAATTCATTGGCAATATTACCATCGACGGTCGGCGTTATCTAGTTGTGGGAACTGAGACTGAGGAATCGGATTCAGTTTCGTCGCATATGGAGGGTAACACGATCACTCTACATCTACCAAAGTCAAAGAAACCCCACTCTCACGATGAAAAGTCAAAGGGCAAAGATAAGTCAGCAGAAGACGCAGATAGCAAGTCGGAGATTGGAGGATTTCGTGCCCCCAGCGAGCCTGGAATCGGTGAAATCACTGACTACATTGACGACGACGAACTTGGCACCGAGAAACCGACGAACAAAACACTGGCAGCCCATAATATCACGGCGGTGGCGACCACTGGCAACAACACGAAGTGCGAGAAGGTCGTTCAGTTGGATACCTCCGATAACGCAGTCGTCGTGTCTTCGGTCGTGATTGTCGTTATTGCGTCGGCAATGGTCGTGGgagttgccgttgttgctatggTTGCGGTGGTTGCGAGGCACTGTCAAAATGCTAGAAATTGA